A genomic segment from Gracilimonas sediminicola encodes:
- a CDS encoding penicillin acylase family protein codes for MNWIKTSLSGIVLLAVIISLNTKFGSVPPLGKFFDPDAGFWANAETNAPQSQELDVPGLKDEVSVYYDDRRVPHIFAQNEHDLYLAQGYIVARDRLFQMEMQTYDAAGRLAEIVGPSLLNRDKQTRRWGMPYGAERAWQQIQNDPDMLAVIEAYADGVNAYIDELSPDEYPLEYKVLDFAPEPWEPIKTALLLKNMTRTLAAGNSDDRTSNTLAYFGDDFVNRFFTQDPELNDPIIPPSREWDFEADIPEAPDSLYVPASAKELEAFTTEEGIGSNNWAVSGSKTASGYPILANDPHLSLTLPSIWYEVQLHAPGVNTYGVSLQGSPGVIIGFNEDVAWGVTNVGTDVLDWYEIEFRDETMQEYRHDGQWKPTSTRIEEIKVRGEETVMDTVIYTHHGPVTKVESRVNEERAPAYHAMRWIAHEPSNDLKTFYGLNRAENYDDYVAALKEYTAPAQNFVFASNEGDIALWVNGKLPKKWEHQGRTVSDGTDPNYDWQGWIPRDQVPHIKNPERGFVSSANQESAAPDYPYYLDDDFAPFERGRRINDLLEAMENITPKDMQDMQMDDYSYYASTFLPSLLAWTDTDSLTEKEQTIYDLMTQWNYYMDAEEMAPAIFRQWAGNFYRAVMYDEYETTDALLRYPSRDIFVEVVKNDPEFSFIDNIETEARETREDIATATLKESVSELTNAWGEPGDRWKWGVAINNDIDHLANIPGMGKQNVYSSGSSDAINATRGGNGPSWRMVVELGPEVKGWGVYPGGASGNPGSPNYDSMIETWRTGGLFELNFFQEDPSEFNYKISLKNPGSD; via the coding sequence ATGAACTGGATTAAAACGTCTCTTTCGGGAATAGTACTTCTCGCTGTTATCATTTCTTTGAATACAAAATTTGGATCGGTTCCGCCGCTGGGTAAGTTTTTTGATCCTGATGCCGGGTTTTGGGCCAATGCCGAAACAAATGCTCCGCAATCACAAGAACTGGATGTTCCGGGATTGAAGGACGAGGTGTCCGTGTATTACGACGACCGTCGCGTTCCCCATATCTTTGCTCAAAATGAGCATGACCTTTATTTGGCTCAGGGATATATCGTTGCACGCGATCGGCTTTTCCAGATGGAAATGCAGACCTACGATGCAGCCGGAAGATTAGCCGAAATCGTGGGGCCATCTCTGCTGAACAGAGACAAGCAAACCCGCCGTTGGGGAATGCCCTATGGCGCCGAAAGAGCCTGGCAGCAAATCCAAAACGACCCGGATATGCTGGCCGTCATCGAGGCTTATGCCGATGGGGTAAATGCCTACATTGACGAGCTTTCACCCGATGAATATCCCCTGGAATATAAAGTACTGGATTTTGCCCCCGAGCCATGGGAGCCTATCAAAACGGCCTTACTGCTTAAGAACATGACCCGGACACTGGCTGCCGGAAACAGCGATGACCGAACCAGCAACACCCTGGCTTATTTCGGCGATGACTTTGTGAACCGTTTTTTCACCCAAGACCCAGAACTCAACGACCCGATTATCCCCCCCAGCAGAGAATGGGATTTTGAGGCTGACATCCCTGAAGCACCGGACAGTTTATACGTGCCGGCTTCGGCTAAAGAACTTGAGGCTTTTACAACCGAAGAAGGAATAGGAAGCAATAACTGGGCGGTGAGCGGATCAAAAACGGCCTCCGGATATCCCATTTTGGCAAACGATCCCCACCTTTCACTTACCCTGCCTTCCATCTGGTATGAGGTGCAACTGCATGCTCCCGGCGTTAATACCTATGGTGTGAGTTTGCAGGGCTCACCCGGAGTGATTATTGGCTTTAACGAAGATGTAGCCTGGGGCGTGACGAATGTAGGCACCGATGTGCTGGACTGGTACGAGATTGAGTTCCGCGATGAAACCATGCAGGAATACCGCCACGATGGGCAGTGGAAACCCACATCAACCCGCATTGAAGAAATAAAAGTACGAGGGGAAGAAACGGTGATGGATACGGTGATTTACACCCATCACGGACCGGTTACCAAGGTAGAGTCCCGTGTGAATGAAGAGCGGGCTCCGGCTTACCATGCCATGCGCTGGATTGCCCATGAACCCTCCAATGATCTCAAGACATTTTATGGATTGAACCGCGCTGAAAATTACGATGATTATGTGGCTGCCTTAAAGGAATACACCGCACCGGCTCAAAACTTTGTATTTGCCAGTAACGAAGGGGATATCGCTTTATGGGTGAATGGAAAACTCCCCAAAAAATGGGAACACCAGGGACGAACGGTTAGTGACGGTACAGACCCGAACTATGACTGGCAGGGCTGGATCCCAAGGGATCAGGTCCCCCACATAAAAAATCCGGAACGGGGGTTTGTGAGCTCGGCCAATCAGGAATCGGCTGCTCCCGATTATCCCTATTATCTGGATGATGACTTCGCTCCTTTTGAGCGCGGACGGAGAATCAATGACCTGCTGGAGGCTATGGAAAACATCACCCCAAAAGACATGCAGGATATGCAGATGGATGATTATAGCTATTATGCATCTACCTTTTTACCGAGCTTGCTGGCATGGACTGACACGGATAGCCTGACGGAAAAAGAGCAAACCATCTACGACCTGATGACCCAATGGAATTACTACATGGATGCTGAAGAAATGGCGCCCGCCATATTCCGGCAGTGGGCGGGAAATTTCTACCGGGCCGTGATGTATGATGAGTATGAAACTACAGACGCGCTCCTTAGATATCCTTCCAGAGATATATTCGTGGAGGTGGTAAAAAATGATCCCGAATTTTCATTTATCGACAATATTGAAACCGAAGCCAGGGAAACAAGAGAAGATATTGCCACGGCAACTCTTAAAGAGTCTGTCTCTGAATTGACGAATGCCTGGGGTGAACCTGGGGACCGATGGAAATGGGGAGTTGCCATAAATAACGATATCGATCACCTGGCTAATATCCCCGGAATGGGGAAGCAAAATGTATATAGCAGCGGCTCATCAGATGCTATAAATGCGACACGGGGCGGTAACGGACCATCCTGGAGAATGGTGGTTGAATTGGGACCTGAAGTAAAAGGCTGGGGCGTGTATCCGGGTGGTGCTTCCGGGAATCCCGGCTCACCGAATTACGACTCCATGATTGAAACCTGGAGAACCGGCGGCCTTTTCGAACTGAATTTCTTCCAGGAAGATCCCTCCGAATTCAATTATAAGATCAGCCTTAAAAACCCGGGCTCTGATTAA
- a CDS encoding D-alanine--D-alanine ligase family protein yields the protein MTQKNLIVAFGGVSPEHEVSVLTAIQAISALEDSSYNCIPLYVTKSGRWLTGEKLLDLSNFKDLPTLEEDSVSCAFVKDETGKTHLKEQDGGGIFSKPKSYPVYAVLCAFHGSEGENGAFQGVCEMMNVPYSGSGVLGSSLGMNKVKAKLVAAANGIPVTKAVNFYETDWEKEQDDIITIAEGYDYPLIVKPVSLGSSIGVAIANSRSELIDAVETAFRYDEHLLIEEAVNPLMEINCSVMGTPDDCRPSVCEKPLGQTETLSFEDKYQSGDGADKGMASADRVIPADISDELTKKIQNLATKTFSALDASGLARLDFLVNANTEEVYFNEINTIPGSFSFYLWDKSGLNFTQLLNELIEIGLKQHRAKNGRVRSYETNLLNEKAIKGIKGLKGSKN from the coding sequence ATGACTCAAAAAAACCTTATTGTCGCTTTTGGAGGCGTTTCTCCGGAACATGAAGTTTCTGTATTAACAGCCATTCAGGCTATCTCTGCACTTGAAGACAGTTCCTATAATTGCATTCCCCTGTACGTCACAAAATCAGGGCGCTGGCTGACCGGAGAAAAGCTGCTGGATCTCAGTAACTTCAAAGACCTTCCCACCCTTGAAGAAGACAGTGTATCCTGCGCCTTTGTAAAAGATGAAACCGGTAAGACTCATCTTAAAGAACAGGATGGTGGCGGAATATTCTCAAAGCCCAAAAGCTATCCGGTGTATGCCGTGTTGTGTGCCTTTCATGGAAGTGAAGGGGAGAACGGTGCTTTTCAGGGAGTATGCGAAATGATGAACGTGCCCTATTCGGGAAGCGGAGTGTTGGGCTCTTCGTTAGGGATGAATAAAGTGAAGGCAAAGCTGGTTGCAGCCGCAAACGGAATTCCGGTGACTAAAGCAGTCAACTTTTATGAAACTGACTGGGAAAAAGAGCAGGACGATATCATCACTATTGCCGAAGGGTACGATTACCCGCTAATCGTGAAGCCGGTGAGCCTTGGGAGCAGCATTGGTGTGGCCATAGCAAACTCCCGCAGTGAACTGATTGACGCCGTTGAAACGGCCTTCCGCTATGATGAACATTTGCTGATTGAGGAAGCCGTAAATCCACTTATGGAAATTAACTGCTCGGTAATGGGCACCCCGGATGATTGCCGACCTAGTGTGTGTGAAAAACCGCTGGGTCAAACCGAAACGCTCTCTTTTGAGGATAAATACCAGAGCGGAGACGGAGCAGATAAAGGCATGGCCTCGGCAGACCGGGTTATACCGGCCGATATTTCCGATGAACTCACAAAAAAAATTCAGAACCTCGCCACCAAAACTTTTTCAGCTTTGGATGCTTCCGGCTTGGCACGATTAGATTTTCTGGTGAATGCGAACACCGAAGAAGTGTACTTTAATGAAATCAATACAATTCCGGGTTCCTTCTCATTTTATCTGTGGGATAAGTCGGGGCTTAACTTTACCCAACTGCTCAATGAACTTATAGAAATCGGGTTGAAGCAGCATCGTGCAAAAAATGGAAGAGTTCGCAGTTATGAGACTAACTTACTTAATGAAAAAGCCATTAAAGGCATTAAAGGGTTAAAAGGCAGTAAAAATTGA
- a CDS encoding dimethylarginine dimethylaminohydrolase family protein — translation MSTVITSVNQLNFKLSELESMPAPEKVLLVKPTYFSVEYVINPHMEGNIGDVDKLAAQNEWEHLRAAYEELGLYVHVIEGQRGYPDMVFCANQSLPNITKDGKKEVIMSVMNSDQRKGEVPTIQKVYEDSSYEIVHLDGNRFSSFEGMGDAIWHFKKRLLWGGYGYRSSKEVYDVISETFNTPVIALELIDERFYHLDTCLCILDSDTALIYPKAFTDEGLELIHTLFTNVIEASKYEAEKLFACNATCPDGKNVFIQQGCVDVNHKLKESGFKVHEFSTYQFLKSGGSVFCMKMLLW, via the coding sequence ATGAGTACGGTAATCACATCTGTAAATCAATTGAATTTTAAGCTTTCGGAGCTGGAATCGATGCCGGCACCGGAAAAAGTTCTGTTGGTGAAGCCCACCTACTTTTCGGTGGAATATGTGATTAACCCGCACATGGAAGGTAACATCGGGGATGTGGATAAACTGGCTGCCCAAAATGAATGGGAGCACCTGAGAGCGGCTTATGAGGAACTTGGATTATACGTGCATGTGATAGAGGGCCAGCGCGGTTACCCGGATATGGTTTTTTGCGCCAATCAAAGCCTGCCAAATATCACTAAAGATGGCAAAAAGGAAGTGATTATGAGCGTAATGAACTCAGATCAGAGGAAGGGGGAAGTGCCTACTATTCAAAAAGTATATGAGGACAGCAGCTACGAAATTGTGCACCTTGATGGAAACCGTTTCTCCAGTTTTGAGGGAATGGGTGATGCCATTTGGCATTTCAAAAAAAGGCTGCTTTGGGGAGGATATGGTTATCGCTCTTCCAAAGAAGTATATGATGTGATTTCAGAGACGTTCAACACTCCGGTTATTGCCCTGGAGCTTATTGATGAGCGCTTTTATCATCTTGACACCTGCTTGTGCATCCTTGATTCCGATACCGCACTCATCTACCCCAAAGCTTTTACCGATGAAGGACTGGAGCTGATTCACACCTTATTTACGAATGTGATTGAAGCATCAAAGTATGAGGCGGAGAAGCTGTTTGCCTGTAATGCTACCTGTCCGGATGGAAAGAATGTTTTTATACAGCAGGGCTGTGTGGATGTAAATCATAAACTGAAAGAATCCGGATTTAAAGTGCATGAGTTCAGCACCTACCAGTTCCTGAAAAGTGGCGGCTCTGTTTTCTGCATGAAGATGCTGCTTTGGTAA
- a CDS encoding type II toxin-antitoxin system Phd/YefM family antitoxin, producing the protein MKVYTYSQARQNLAQLLDEVKKDGEIRIKRRDGRTYVVKQLEEEKSPLDVEGVNTNFTRGELNDIVREGRQRYDLNK; encoded by the coding sequence ATGAAAGTATATACCTACTCACAAGCCCGGCAAAACCTTGCCCAACTTCTGGATGAGGTAAAAAAAGATGGTGAAATTCGTATTAAGCGAAGAGATGGGAGAACCTATGTTGTAAAGCAACTTGAAGAGGAAAAGTCTCCATTAGATGTAGAAGGTGTAAACACCAACTTTACCAGAGGCGAACTAAATGATATTGTCAGGGAAGGCCGGCAACGCTATGATCTGAATAAATAA
- a CDS encoding lysylphosphatidylglycerol synthase transmembrane domain-containing protein: MQTKKILKIAASVLLGILFLWLAFREVEFSEVVDSARGMSWSWILPFAATTLFAHFIRALRWEMLFTNKDKVPSKTTLFTGVMFGYLVNIPLPRVGEVARPVYVARQVDESNSKIIGTIVLERVVDLLGMLLLMAFVVVFLVADPQVLSRLFGVDITSSETQINFILTLGKYGLFVAAGLGLLLWLFKKAEEKTEGKIADFAHKIQKIIRTFVDGLLAIKELKNWPLFIFYSLLIWVFYITMTYIGFWMFDMQNVYDLGITEAVVLTVVSAVGISIPTPGGVGTYHLFITKTLLILYAVPEATGLAYATIAHAATLVIIITSTPVMLAIDKYLLMRKEAEEH; encoded by the coding sequence ATGCAGACAAAAAAGATTCTGAAAATTGCTGCAAGTGTTCTGTTAGGAATACTTTTTCTTTGGCTGGCTTTCCGTGAAGTTGAGTTTTCTGAAGTTGTTGATTCAGCCCGGGGCATGTCCTGGTCGTGGATTCTTCCCTTTGCCGCAACCACACTTTTTGCCCATTTCATAAGGGCACTGCGTTGGGAAATGCTTTTTACCAATAAAGATAAGGTCCCCTCCAAAACCACGTTGTTTACCGGGGTAATGTTCGGGTATCTCGTCAACATTCCACTTCCCAGGGTGGGCGAAGTAGCCCGTCCGGTTTATGTGGCACGTCAGGTTGATGAGAGCAACAGCAAGATCATCGGAACCATTGTGCTGGAGCGTGTGGTCGATTTACTGGGCATGTTACTGCTGATGGCATTCGTGGTTGTTTTTTTGGTTGCCGACCCACAGGTGCTTTCCCGTTTATTCGGCGTTGATATCACCAGCTCTGAGACGCAAATCAATTTTATCCTGACGCTTGGTAAATATGGCCTGTTTGTTGCTGCCGGGTTGGGACTACTTCTTTGGCTTTTCAAAAAAGCAGAAGAAAAGACCGAAGGAAAAATCGCCGATTTTGCCCACAAGATTCAGAAAATCATCAGAACTTTTGTGGACGGATTGCTGGCCATCAAAGAGCTTAAAAATTGGCCGCTGTTCATTTTTTATTCCCTTCTGATTTGGGTGTTCTACATCACCATGACCTACATTGGTTTTTGGATGTTTGATATGCAGAATGTGTATGATCTGGGAATCACGGAAGCGGTTGTACTTACGGTTGTGAGTGCGGTTGGTATTTCGATTCCCACACCGGGCGGGGTTGGTACCTATCATCTGTTTATTACAAAGACACTCCTGATTTTGTATGCGGTTCCCGAAGCAACCGGACTTGCCTACGCTACCATTGCCCACGCTGCCACCCTTGTTATCATCATTACCAGTACGCCGGTTATGCTGGCTATTGATAAGTACCTGCTGATGAGGAAAGAAGCGGAAGAACATTGA
- the mdh gene encoding malate dehydrogenase, with translation MKVTVVGAGGNVGSTVVDVLAQRDICKEIVAVDIEKKDGDKTFYPSKGRGLDQWESAPVHLFDTRIKGTVDYADTAGSDVCVITAGVPRRPGMSRDDLLEINANIVSGVSKELAKHSPDTIIIVVSNPLDVMVQVAKEASGLPYDKVMGMAGILDTARYRAFIADELDVSPKDIQALLMGGHGDTMVPLPRFTTLSGMPITHFIDEGRLNEIVERAKKGGGEIVGLMGTSAWYAPGAAAAQMVEAILLDQNRIFPVCAHIDGQYGIDDLYIGVPVKLGTGGVKEVIEVDLNKKEQDLLEESAKAVRSTLDDFRKLMNK, from the coding sequence ATGAAAGTAACAGTAGTTGGAGCTGGAGGTAACGTTGGCTCAACCGTAGTTGACGTACTCGCACAACGAGACATTTGCAAAGAAATCGTCGCCGTAGATATTGAGAAAAAAGACGGAGATAAAACTTTTTACCCATCCAAAGGCCGTGGTTTGGATCAGTGGGAATCAGCGCCTGTCCACCTTTTCGATACACGCATAAAAGGCACCGTTGATTATGCCGATACCGCCGGATCTGATGTGTGTGTGATCACCGCCGGTGTACCGCGCCGACCGGGAATGAGCCGCGACGACCTGCTCGAAATTAATGCCAATATCGTAAGTGGTGTTTCTAAAGAGCTCGCCAAGCATTCTCCTGATACCATCATTATTGTGGTTTCCAATCCATTGGATGTAATGGTACAGGTTGCCAAAGAAGCCAGCGGACTTCCATACGATAAAGTAATGGGAATGGCAGGAATTCTGGACACTGCTCGCTACCGCGCTTTTATTGCAGACGAGCTGGATGTATCTCCAAAAGACATTCAGGCGCTGTTGATGGGTGGCCATGGAGACACGATGGTGCCATTACCACGGTTCACCACTCTTTCCGGAATGCCTATCACACACTTCATTGATGAAGGTCGGCTGAATGAGATCGTAGAACGCGCCAAGAAAGGCGGAGGAGAGATCGTAGGCCTGATGGGAACCTCAGCCTGGTATGCTCCCGGAGCTGCTGCTGCCCAAATGGTTGAAGCCATTCTTCTGGATCAAAACCGAATTTTCCCGGTTTGTGCACACATCGACGGACAATACGGAATTGATGACCTGTACATCGGCGTACCTGTGAAGCTGGGAACCGGTGGCGTAAAAGAAGTGATAGAGGTTGACTTAAACAAAAAAGAACAAGACCTTTTAGAGGAATCAGCTAAAGCAGTGCGCAGTACTTTAGATGATTTCCGAAAACTAATGAACAAGTAA
- a CDS encoding ABC transporter substrate-binding protein, with translation MKKLVLLIISVFVFISCGKELETVTVKSDTSELLNAPADSVYTEIDPAQDDFVHIRFGEIAAIESLDPLFASSNSEWRVMNLIYEGLTGLNSSGNPSPALAKRWEVNTDSTQFTFHLRTDVYFHDSPAFENGSGRRFVASDVRYAFERMADNDVPDFTANHFGDIRGFVAYHSEQTLVKNPDKRAFNTIEGLKIRNDSTVVFFLNKPSSDFLERLAHPMASIYAKESVPAGNGLIQKAAGTGRFAFIKKEGNAHLLTQNKAYRGFTPKINRLDIVSGLEEKDLYQELARKNLDALIEVGSSTLMSVTDSTGTLLDSFTKTFQLNQTSTHSDYSFFYNQNSGQRASVNELISNADLENLLPLSVMGTVTTNMVGSADGAEPDSSRQLVITQTVHPFEVFFLDRLATRATSMDFSFSMNASFALYDDISLTTRPYPETEKFLSWKSPVYILSSPAISGISITHEPWNISLVSVNKTGGSE, from the coding sequence ATGAAAAAACTTGTCCTCCTTATAATTTCAGTATTTGTTTTTATTTCCTGTGGCAAGGAACTTGAAACGGTTACCGTTAAGTCAGACACTTCTGAACTGCTGAATGCCCCGGCAGATTCCGTTTATACCGAAATTGATCCCGCCCAGGACGATTTTGTTCATATTCGGTTTGGTGAAATTGCTGCCATCGAGTCCCTTGACCCTCTTTTTGCATCCTCAAACAGCGAGTGGCGGGTAATGAATCTTATATACGAAGGACTCACCGGCTTGAACAGCTCCGGCAATCCTTCACCCGCGCTGGCCAAAAGATGGGAGGTAAATACCGATTCTACTCAGTTCACTTTCCACCTGAGAACCGATGTGTATTTTCATGATTCTCCCGCCTTCGAAAATGGTTCCGGCCGAAGATTCGTGGCAAGTGACGTGCGCTATGCATTTGAGCGTATGGCGGATAATGATGTACCTGATTTCACCGCGAATCACTTTGGTGATATCAGAGGATTTGTGGCTTACCACAGTGAGCAGACCCTGGTTAAAAATCCCGATAAAAGAGCCTTTAATACCATTGAAGGGCTGAAAATTCGAAATGACTCAACCGTCGTTTTCTTTCTGAACAAACCTTCCTCCGATTTTCTTGAAAGGCTTGCACACCCCATGGCTTCCATCTATGCCAAAGAAAGTGTACCGGCTGGGAATGGGCTTATACAGAAAGCAGCAGGAACCGGACGATTCGCCTTTATTAAAAAGGAAGGGAATGCTCATTTATTAACGCAGAATAAGGCGTACAGAGGGTTCACTCCAAAAATAAACCGGCTGGATATTGTTTCGGGATTAGAGGAAAAGGATTTGTACCAGGAACTCGCCAGGAAAAATTTAGATGCACTCATTGAGGTTGGAAGTTCCACGTTGATGTCTGTTACAGACTCCACAGGTACACTTCTGGATAGTTTTACCAAAACATTTCAACTCAACCAAACATCCACCCATTCTGACTATTCGTTCTTTTACAATCAGAATTCCGGCCAACGTGCTTCTGTGAATGAGTTAATCTCAAATGCTGATCTTGAAAATCTGTTGCCACTTTCTGTCATGGGAACCGTTACCACCAATATGGTAGGATCAGCAGATGGAGCAGAGCCTGATTCGAGCCGGCAGTTGGTGATCACTCAAACCGTGCATCCGTTTGAAGTGTTTTTCCTGGATAGGCTTGCGACCCGGGCAACAAGCATGGATTTCTCCTTTTCGATGAATGCTTCCTTTGCTCTTTATGACGACATCAGTCTAACCACCCGGCCCTATCCCGAAACTGAAAAATTCCTTAGCTGGAAATCCCCGGTTTATATTTTAAGCAGCCCGGCGATTTCCGGAATCAGTATTACCCATGAGCCGTGGAACATTAGCCTGGTATCGGTCAATAAAACAGGGGGAAGTGAATGA
- a CDS encoding type II toxin-antitoxin system VapC family toxin, with product MDIVIDTSAVLAVLLNEASRNSILSNSKGMDLIAPISIDAEIGNAISSMFKRNRLVFDEALKVLSQYHLIPIRKTSLDLKESISLSKELNIYAYDAYMLYCCIKYNSPLLSLDTTLLNHAKNKGIKTIEV from the coding sequence ATGGATATTGTAATTGACACATCAGCCGTATTGGCTGTTCTATTAAATGAAGCCTCAAGAAATTCAATCCTTTCGAACAGCAAGGGAATGGATCTCATTGCACCGATAAGTATTGATGCCGAAATCGGCAATGCGATATCTTCAATGTTTAAAAGAAATCGTTTGGTATTTGATGAAGCTCTAAAAGTTTTGAGTCAGTACCATCTTATTCCAATCAGAAAAACGAGTTTGGACTTAAAGGAGTCTATATCGTTAAGTAAAGAATTGAATATTTATGCATACGATGCGTACATGCTTTATTGTTGTATTAAATACAATTCCCCACTTTTGAGTTTAGACACAACACTCCTCAATCACGCAAAAAATAAAGGGATAAAAACAATAGAGGTTTAG
- a CDS encoding NAD(+)/NADH kinase — MKLGIVANPQKYEVREVLSETIKWAERKNISLFVNKEVCTETGLNNTEVLQKTNSDIDSIKACDIVLVMGGDGTILYTARISKDINKPILGINSGRLGFMANTQIEDLERALDCLLNNDYTLDKRSFLLATDTNGNQYHALNEFLFTRKDSISMVNVTAEYDGSLINTYWADGLIVASPTGSTAYNLASGGPIVAPGTEVFLVTPINPHTLTTRPLVLNSAKPLRVVIEKQQSEVQFSYDGQVHEIENFPFEVEILKSDLTFDLVHLPGQDYFETLRNKLMWGMDKRRS; from the coding sequence ATGAAGCTTGGAATTGTTGCAAACCCGCAGAAGTACGAGGTCAGGGAAGTCCTTTCCGAAACCATAAAATGGGCGGAACGGAAGAACATATCCCTTTTTGTCAACAAAGAAGTTTGTACGGAAACCGGACTTAACAACACGGAAGTTCTCCAAAAAACCAATTCTGATATTGATTCCATCAAAGCCTGCGACATCGTTTTGGTGATGGGTGGAGATGGAACCATTCTTTACACGGCCCGCATTTCAAAAGATATCAATAAACCCATTCTGGGGATTAACAGCGGTCGACTTGGCTTCATGGCGAACACACAGATTGAAGACCTGGAACGAGCACTCGACTGCCTGCTGAATAACGATTACACCCTTGACAAGCGCTCGTTTTTGTTGGCAACCGACACGAATGGAAATCAATATCACGCACTGAATGAGTTTTTATTTACCCGGAAAGACTCCATTTCCATGGTAAATGTGACGGCAGAATATGATGGAAGCCTGATTAACACATACTGGGCCGATGGATTGATTGTAGCCTCCCCGACCGGTTCCACGGCTTATAACCTGGCGTCTGGTGGACCGATAGTGGCTCCCGGAACGGAAGTTTTTTTGGTAACTCCCATTAATCCCCACACACTCACAACCCGGCCACTGGTATTAAACTCAGCAAAACCGCTGAGGGTTGTTATTGAAAAACAGCAGAGTGAGGTACAATTCTCGTATGACGGTCAGGTTCATGAAATTGAGAACTTCCCTTTTGAAGTGGAAATTTTGAAATCCGATTTAACTTTTGATCTCGTGCACCTGCCGGGCCAGGATTACTTTGAAACCCTGCGCAATAAATTGATGTGGGGAATGGACAAAAGAAGAAGTTAG